The window GAGATGTTTTCAGAAATTGTAAAAGGAGTTTCAAGAGAAAAGTTTGTAAAAATTAAAGAGTATTCTAAAGAGAAAACTTACAAGGAAATAATTGAAGCTTTTAAAGGGTTATACTGGATTGAAACCGGTGAGTTTTTCCCAGAGAATCCAGAGGAACAAATTTTAATGGCAATTGAATCTATCTTTAAATCTTGGAATAATGAAAGAGCAAAAATATATAGACAACTAAATAATATAGATGAAAGTATGGGGACAGCTGTTGTAGTTCAAGAAATGGTATTTGGTAATTTTAATGAGCTATCAGGAACAGGAGTAGCTTTTACAAGAAATCCATCAACAGGAGAAAATGAATTATTTGGAGAATATTTATTAGAAGCTCAAGGGGAAGATATTGTAGCAGGAATAAGAACACCATATTCTATTGAAACAATGAAAAATCAACTTCCAAATATTTATGAAGAATTTTTAAGTATTGCAAAATCCCTAGAGAAACACTATGGAGATATGCAAGATATTGAGTTTACTATAGAGGATGGAAAACTGTTTATACTTCAAACAAGAAATGGAAAAAGAAGTCCAAATGCATCTATAAAGATAGCTGTAGATATGGTAAATGAAAATATCATAACTAAAGAAAAAGCTATATTGATGGTAGATACAGAATTATTACCTCAAGTTTTCAATGGGACATTTGAGGAGGCTGACATAGTTGGAAAAAAGTTTTTAGGGAAAGGGTTACCAGGTTCAGCGGGAGTAGCGGTGGGAAAAGTAGTTCTTTCCACAGACAAAATAAAAGAAGGAGAATCTGTAATTTTAGTAAGAGTGGAAACTTCCCCGGAAGATATCAAAGGCATGAGTTTAGCTAAAGGAATTGTAACTGTTAAAGGAGGAGCAACATCTCATGGAGCTGTAGTAGCTAGAGGGATGGGGAAATGTTGTGTAACAGGATGTGAAGAGATAAAAATAGATTCTAGCGAAGAGTTCTTTACTATAAATGGAGAGAGGGTTCAAGAAGGAGAGGTAATCTCTATAAATGGATATAATGGAGATATTTATAAAGGTGCCATAAAACTAAAAATGGGAGAGCTTAGTGAAGAGTTAAAAGAGTTTTTAGAATGGTGTAAAGAGATTAAGACTTTAGAAGTTAGAATGAATGCAGATACTCCAACAGATGTAATAGTTGGAAAAGGTTTTGGGGCTGAAGGGATAGGACTTTGTAGAACAGAACATATGTTTTTTGAAGATGAAAAAATATGGAGTGTTAGAGAGATGATAATTGCTAATACAAAAGAGGATAGAGATAAAGCTTTAGAAAAACTTTTAGAACTTCAGAAAGTTGATTTCAAAAAGATGTTACATAAATTAGGTGGATTGCCTATGAATGTAAGACTTTTGGATCCTCCATTTCACGAGTTTTTACCAAAAACAGAGAAAGATATACAAAAGTTAGCAGTGTTATTAGAAAAATGTCCAAAAGATATTGAAAGTAGAATAAAAGAGTTAAAAGAAGAAAATCCGATGTTGGGACATAGAGGGTGTAGATTAGCAATTACTTTTCCTGAGATCTACG of the Cetobacterium sp. NK01 genome contains:
- the ppdK gene encoding pyruvate, phosphate dikinase, whose translation is MKNIYLFNEGYGLEKLILGGKGANLVEMKKIGLPIPNGLIATTVACNNYFKNENCLSENMIKDIKEGIKKLEIETGKEFEGENPLLVSVRSGAPVSMPGMMDTILNLGLNDNTVRKLIEKTKNEKFVYEIYLRFIEMFSEIVKGVSREKFVKIKEYSKEKTYKEIIEAFKGLYWIETGEFFPENPEEQILMAIESIFKSWNNERAKIYRQLNNIDESMGTAVVVQEMVFGNFNELSGTGVAFTRNPSTGENELFGEYLLEAQGEDIVAGIRTPYSIETMKNQLPNIYEEFLSIAKSLEKHYGDMQDIEFTIEDGKLFILQTRNGKRSPNASIKIAVDMVNENIITKEKAILMVDTELLPQVFNGTFEEADIVGKKFLGKGLPGSAGVAVGKVVLSTDKIKEGESVILVRVETSPEDIKGMSLAKGIVTVKGGATSHGAVVARGMGKCCVTGCEEIKIDSSEEFFTINGERVQEGEVISINGYNGDIYKGAIKLKMGELSEELKEFLEWCKEIKTLEVRMNADTPTDVIVGKGFGAEGIGLCRTEHMFFEDEKIWSVREMIIANTKEDRDKALEKLLELQKVDFKKMLHKLGGLPMNVRLLDPPFHEFLPKTEKDIQKLAVLLEKCPKDIESRIKELKEENPMLGHRGCRLAITFPEIYEMQARAIIESAIECKGEGGSCEIEIMIPFIGGISEFKYIKDGILNEIEKVFDEKNEKIDYKLGTMMELPRACLIANEIAEESAFFSFGTNDLTQTTYGISRDDSIKFIDHYKAKNIMKRDPFQSIDTRGVGKLIVLAKELGQSVKPNIKIGVCGEHGGDPKSIEYFNELGFNYVSCSPFRVPIAIVAAAQSTILKRMS